TTACCATATttactgactgtactttttcttCCAGCTCTTTTACATTTTTCTTGCTGTATTCAGCAGCCTTGCATAATTCTAGTGCCGTATCCAAACTCAGTTCCTTCTCTCGTAACAATCTCTCCTTAATGCCCGTCTCACTCACACCTATCACTAACATATCTCTTACCATTCTATCTTCTTCTTTAAAGTTACATGTCTTGGCTGCATTCTTCAATCTTAAAACAAATCGTTCCACCGGTTCATCTGGCTCTTGTCGTAAATTATAAAATCTGTAGCTGTTCACGACGGtgttagttttgtttttaaaatggTCATCAAACTTTTTAAGCAACTCAGCCCATTTTAATGTAGAAGTGTCACTCATACCATTGTAAATCTCTAAAATGTCTTCTCCCGCGCAGGTTAAGAAAATGGCTACCTTTTTTTCATCGGTCCCCTGTTCCAAATCCGTGGCCTGTATATATAAGTTAAACATCTGCTTGTATTTTTTCCAAGCCTCCGCATCTTCAATCTTGTATCCTTTAGGAGGCTGCAAGCCCAGGGTCATTACGGGCGTTTCCTCCATTTTGTTTGATCCACAAAggttttattttcttaacaaAGACTTCTATTTACCACTTAGGTTTTTTCTTCTTGATGTTATACTCTGTTTTCACCTGACACCATGTTTCGTATGCATGGAACAAGGATTCAGtactttatattaaataaaagattATTTACGATAATCAATAATTGTATTCAATGACGCCATGTTCGCGAGTGCCCTCTTGCCACAGATAATCCTATTTATGACACATATGTCACAAAAACCAAATATAAAATTATGAATACACTGTATAAAAACCTCTTTAGAAGAGCAGAATGGGTCGAAAACATTCTGTGTTAGCGTCTTtctagacatacacaagagttaagggctataaaggttaattttcttatttaacccttatccacgtgaaaaggtcctccttttatttagagaactgtgataaaatcattacttacatgcccacaagctgttaactattgcccacagaagagaaaaatgtacagttcgcgcgaacacgctagttttctctcctgtgggcaatagttaacaccttgtgggcatgtaagtaatgattttatcacagttctctaaataaaaggaggaccttttcacgtggataagggttaaataagaaaattaacctttatagcccttaactcttgtgtatgtctacaggaaagacgcgaacacagaatGTTTTTGACCCGAATACCTCAcagtaggttaaagtcaggtcgttcagtgacagaaccaggtggttttgtatttggttggttaatcaatacatgttataactacccgaaaatatacaaattagttttttacttttatttaagtgaacatttttttttactgaaacaaaaataactttgtttatacaaaaggttaatggtaaattatatttgtttacttttagttaCGTAAATATGTGTGCAAAACGCGAGTGTTATATGAGCCaatattgtcccactgctgggcaaaggcctccctcctaTTCCTCCACGTCATACTAATCTCCTGAATGTACCAATACAGGGtggaaatagtagtttgtgttacaagggatcaaaatgatatatttccgtcaagggcgtacattgaatcctgagcgtaatgaggagAGAGTGATACCGTGTGAgtcgtgtgacacatactgcttttcacatcaactatgaggaaaataaaaaaatcttagagttgacacaatctgatgcttaaacagattatttaagctaaaaaaataatgtgcaaaaaaatgtaaaaatagtgtgctagaacagaaaagtgttactttgatccctcctagcagggaagaaaagtgccactttgatccctcctagcagggaagaaaaagcccttttccgaataggtgatgtgaaaaaataaTGTGACCTGGAGGGGAGTGCCTTAAAACCTTAAGTTAGCTGAAGGAAACTTTCTTTTAATAAGTTAAggaacaaaactgcattcaaagattttttttttcaattatcttGTCTAAATATATTCTTGAGtattaaggtaagtacccctattaacgagcccATTAAAATCGGCATTGATTACCGCGGTATGTACAAAAAGGCGTTTTATAAGAAAGCCTATTGACTTTTTTAAAATTGAAGTACACACAAATAAAGCCTTCTCTATTGACTGTCGAATAAGTATAGCACTATTAAAGAAACACAAAGTAAACAATTCGAAAACCGTAAACTAACTCATCGGGGGCGCAGGATTTGAATGCTCCATACTAACgcgcaacacctcaagtaagcaAACGCGTATTTTATTTAGTGATTTTCATAGTAATGGTGAATATTATAGATAGACTAAGACTTTATATCAATTCTTAATTATGATATGTATGGTTCCCAAATCctcaatttgtaaatatttgctggccaatagtaaaaaacaggaaattaaaaacctcggtgttgggttccattttttggtgtggttcctaatttcgaggtatacctcggtaatagCGGAAACGGTATTTTAAGTTCGAAGGGTTATATATTcttatgtaaatacatatttccttaactcttgatgttattgaaatatttaaccgtctataaagctaaagagctattaacgtggtatgaaatctattcaaGAACTCTTAATTTTAACTACAGTTTTAAGCACTTAACTGGAGGTTTTCCTAGAAACCATTATATGAGAATCTTGTTTaaatattgatataaaaacaaaagcatggctgtcaagtctgttttatacaatgtttcgtaatatttagtatcttccattttgattgtgttcaaaatatacgcgatctttatttatttttatcagtcgtaaatgagttttacaaTAATGTGAATTAAACCGTTTAGCGATGGTTACaaaagacatcactcggtaataagaTGTATGGGAACCCAATACCGACCCACCTACAACTTTGGTCGGAAATAAATAggttcataatataattattataaaacctattgtattattttaattacaacatataatacaccaacatacaatcgcaatccaacgcggcaacgcagcgagcgtgatgggcacctttgcgtcgggggcagcccgggacgggatTCAGTaggttgtttattttatacatatttagtttatatttatattcaagttaagtttttaattaatttaaaattatgtttggattatgtgttattacttattaataaaaGATGCAGTACAtccaatattaatttattttaatatttgatttcACATATTTTGTATCACTGGATCAATTTGATGttgatgggcatttatttgtgtgatgaacacagatatttgttcctgtcatgggtgttttctatgtaggtatataatatataatgtatgcccagcagtggaacgtatataggctgaattattatttttattttataaatttgtatttatctatatacgtatgtatatcgtcgcctagtatccATTGTTGAAGCTTTGCATAGTTTGGGGCtatgtcgatctgtgtaagatgtccccttatatttatttattttatgttgttttatgtAGATACTTG
The Cydia splendana chromosome 24, ilCydSple1.2, whole genome shotgun sequence DNA segment above includes these coding regions:
- the LOC134802285 gene encoding uncharacterized protein LOC134802285, whose protein sequence is MEETPVMTLGLQPPKGYKIEDAEAWKKYKQMFNLYIQATDLEQGTDEKKVAIFLTCAGEDILEIYNGMSDTSTLKWAELLKKFDDHFKNKTNTVVNSYRFYNLRQEPDEPVERFVLRLKNAAKTCNFKEEDRMVRDMLVIGVSETGIKERLLREKELSLDTALELCKAAEYSKKNVKELEEKVQSVNMVRESSRYRKDVKKPIHYNCSYCGKKHEPRKCPAYGRRCTVCNIYNHYAEMCRFKKKEEKPQQKQRSTKNKVDGIRESTNDSDCSSEDFVVDSVKVSSQY